A stretch of DNA from Streptomyces sp. NBC_01197:
CCTGGCCGACGACGAAGTGGCCCGGTTCCTCGGTGTGTTCCAGGAGTTCACCGAGCGGCGCCTGGCCGACCTGCGCAGCGTCATCGACGACCAACTCGGCGACCTGAGCGAGCTGGAGCCGGTGACCGCGGACGAACTGACCGCCCGGGTCGCCGGCGGGGCGCTGGTCATCGACGTCCGCCCGAGCGACGACTACGCGATGGGGCACGTACCCGGCGCCCTCTCCCTCCCGTCCGGTCAACTCCTGAGCAGACTGGGCGAACTACCGTGCGACGCCGAGATCATCGCCTACTGCCACGGGCCCTTCTGCGTGGCCTCGGCCGCATGCGTCCGGCTGCTCCGGGAGCAGAACCGGCAGGCACATCACCTCGCGGGTGGCTTCACCCGCTGGCACCGCACCGGACACCCCGTACACCCCGAGCCCGGCCCGTAGAGCCGAGCCGTCATGTCCCGCCGCCGTCATGTCCCGATGCCGTCACGTCCACTGAGGAGAAGGCAACCATGCGCATACGAGGAAGTCGGGTCGCCGTCGTGGGCGGCAGTATCGCCGGCTGCGCCACGGCCGTCGCCCTGGCGCGGGCAGGCTGCGAGGTCACCGTGCTGGAGCGCAGCCGGGGCGGCTTGCGTGACCGCGGCGCCGGGATCACCCTCCCGGCTTCGCTCTACGGTGAGCTGCTCGACGCGGGATACCTCGATTCCGGCATGCGGGTGCTGGAGCGTCCCGAGCTGATCTGGCTCACCCGCGCGGAGCGGTCGGCCGAGGGCCGGGTGGTCGGCCGTCAGCCGTACCCGTCGATCATGGCGAGCTGGGCGCTGGTCTGGCGAGGGCTGCGCGGACAGGTGCCGGACCGCGATTACCACGAGGGCGCGGTGGTCACCGGCGTCCGGCAGCAGGACGACGGCGTCGGGCTCTGGATCAACGACCGTCCCGCCGGAACGTACGACGCCGTCGTCGGCGCCGACGGCTACCGCTCCACGGTGCGGCCGGTCGTCGCACCGGAGGCCGCCGTGCGG
This window harbors:
- a CDS encoding ArsR family transcriptional regulator translates to MSELNTQKLNTHQLSAPIYAELSRVGKVLASPLRLRLLDLLDGRERTVEQLSQESGIPFKNTSAQLQQLRSAHLINSRKVGTRVLYRLADDEVARFLGVFQEFTERRLADLRSVIDDQLGDLSELEPVTADELTARVAGGALVIDVRPSDDYAMGHVPGALSLPSGQLLSRLGELPCDAEIIAYCHGPFCVASAACVRLLREQNRQAHHLAGGFTRWHRTGHPVHPEPGP